CGCTGCCGACGGCGGAGTCAGCCGTGCTGCGGCAGCGGGGCGGCCCGGAGTTCGGCGGCCAGCGCGAGCACCTGGTCGACGGCCCAGTGGTCGGCGGCGTGGGCCCCGTAGTGGGCGGCCAGCACCCGTCCGTCGGCGGCCAGCAGGAAGTCGGCGGGCAGGCCGATCCGTCCGCCGAGCGGACGGGAGGCGGGCGGGCGCTCGCGGCCGCGCAGCAGCAGCACGGCGCTGCGGGCGACCGCGCGGGCGATGGTGGGCCAGACCCGGGGGTCGAGCAGGGCCCGGACGCCGCGCTCGACCCCGTAGGCGCGGTAGAGGCGCTGGTCGGGGTCGGCGACCAGCGGGAACGGCAGGCCCTGGGCGTGCGGGCGCAGCTCGGCCTCGGGCGAGTGG
The DNA window shown above is from Streptomyces sp. TLI_171 and carries:
- a CDS encoding AhpC/TSA family protein, with amino-acid sequence MRAAGVIEAAVFHSPEAELRPHAQGLPFPLVADPDQRLYRAYGVERGVRALLDPRVWPTIARAVARSAVLLLRGRERPPASRPLGGRIGLPADFLLAADGRVLAAHYGAHAADHWAVDQVLALAAELRAAPLPQHG